A window of Alphaproteobacteria bacterium contains these coding sequences:
- a CDS encoding ABC transporter substrate-binding protein, giving the protein SRYWQTCPAIFACGTPLESDVAAEALMSQDLDKARALITEAGYDGTPVVILQPTDIAILNAASLVTAQLLREAGMAVELQAMDWSTLTSRRAISKPVDEGGWNLFHTWAITGNVMDPISNAVIGAGCLDRAWFGWPCDAEVERLRDAFAREGDAGERMRLAEIIQERAFEIVTHATIGQWRNPVAYRDHLRGLIKAPVQLFWNIESARKR; this is encoded by the coding sequence ATTCCCGCTACTGGCAAACCTGCCCCGCTATCTTCGCCTGCGGCACGCCACTCGAAAGCGATGTCGCCGCCGAGGCCTTGATGAGCCAGGATCTGGACAAGGCGCGCGCCTTGATCACCGAAGCAGGCTATGACGGCACGCCTGTGGTGATCTTGCAGCCCACCGATATCGCCATCCTCAACGCCGCCTCGCTTGTGACGGCCCAGCTGTTGCGCGAAGCGGGCATGGCCGTCGAACTGCAGGCGATGGACTGGAGCACGCTGACCTCGCGGCGCGCCATCAGCAAGCCGGTCGACGAAGGCGGCTGGAACTTGTTCCACACCTGGGCCATCACCGGCAACGTGATGGATCCGATCAGCAATGCGGTCATCGGCGCCGGCTGTCTCGACCGCGCCTGGTTCGGCTGGCCCTGCGATGCCGAGGTAGAGCGCTTGCGCGATGCCTTCGCGCGCGAGGGCGACGCAGGCGAGCGCATGCGCCTAGCAGAGATAATCCAGGAGCGCGCTTTCGAGATCGTCACTCACGCCACCATTGGCCAATGGCGCAACCCTGTCGCCTATCGCGATCACCTCCGAGGCCTGATCAAGGCGCCGGTGCAATTGTTCTGGAACATCGAGAGCGCGCGAAAACGTTGA